From one Streptomyces sp. NBC_01478 genomic stretch:
- a CDS encoding cold-shock protein, translating to MASGTVKWFNAEKGFGFIQQDGGGPDVFAHYSNINASGFRELQEGQTVTFDITQGQKGPQAENITPA from the coding sequence ATGGCCAGCGGAACCGTCAAGTGGTTCAACGCCGAAAAGGGTTTCGGCTTCATCCAGCAGGACGGCGGCGGGCCGGACGTCTTCGCGCACTACTCCAACATCAACGCCTCCGGCTTCCGCGAACTGCAAGAGGGCCAGACGGTCACCTTCGACATCACCCAGGGGCAGAAGGGCCCGCAGGCGGAGAACATCACCCCTGCCTGA